In a genomic window of Lycium ferocissimum isolate CSIRO_LF1 chromosome 9, AGI_CSIRO_Lferr_CH_V1, whole genome shotgun sequence:
- the LOC132031953 gene encoding putative F-box protein At3g16210, with protein MAMRSYFQFLILTVFVVLGSSSMEKKTKNQLLKAAKDGKTSTSSSSQRETNLVDLPFDIIINIVNRLPFKSVFQFHRVCKSWRSLISTPRIAYHINNVSDKKYTLMRSIDVSRQSGVIWTFKIPIDLQFPDFMLLPPVNGILCICGPILSHVTYVYLWNPLTHEFKALPKPSVHLGYVAVSFGFGFVPNSNDYKVVRVLRHERKPDYQTEIYSLNRNSWKRISKITGNERDVSVFRSRRYCTGALTVDLEKEVITEADYRKHCRTITWSNEEGATLLTFPEDDLVLCHSGYCNRSSTMFAGSLVSLNRDHGDLG; from the exons ATGGCCATGAGAAGTTATTTTCAGTTCTTAATTCTTACTGTTTTTGTTGTATTGGGATCATCATCTATGGAGAAAAAAACTAAGAATCAGCTATTGAAAGCTGCGAAAGACGGAAAAACAagtacttcttcttcatctcaaaGAGAAACAAACCTCGTTGATCTGCCATtcgacatcataatcaataTCGTAAATCGATTGCCATTTAAATCTGTCTTTCAATTCCATCGCGTTTGCAAATCATGGCGTTCTCTTATATCCACACCAAGAATCGCCTATCATATCAACAATGTATCTGATAAAAAATACACACTGATGAGGAGTATTGATGTTTCGCGCCAAAGTGGTGTGATTTGGACATTTAAGATTCCGATTGATTTACAATTCCCAGATTTCATGCTATTGCCCCCTGTTAATGGAATACTCTGCATTTGTGGACCTATATTATCCCATGTCACTTATGTGTACTTGTGGAACCCTTTAACTCATGAATTCAAAGCTTTGCCTAAGCCAAGTGTTCATTTGGGATATGTTGCTGTTAGCTTTGGCTTTGGCTTTGTTCCTAATAGCAATGATTACAAGGTAGTGAGGGTACTTCGACATGAGAGAAAACCTGATTACCAGACTGAAATTTACTCTTTGAATCGCAATTCTTGGAAAAGGATTAGTAAAATCACTGGAAATGAGAGAGATGTGAGTGTATTCCGCTCTCGTAGATATTGCACTGGTGCTTTGACTGTTGATCTGGAGAAAGAAGTGATTACTGAAGCGGATTATAG GAAGCATTGTAGAACAATCACTTGGAGCAATGAAGAAGGTGCTACATTACTGACATTTCCTGAAGATGATCTGGTTCTATGCCACAGCGGATATTGCAACAGATCATCAACAATGTTCGCTGGGAGCCTTGTTTCACTCAACAGAGATCATGGCGATCTTGGCTAA